The Solanum lycopersicum chromosome 9, SLM_r2.1 genome window below encodes:
- the PT3 gene encoding phosphate transporter 3: MAKDQLQVLNALDVAKTQLYHFTAIVIAGMGFFTDAYDLFCISLVTKLLGRIYYHHEGDNKPGILPPGISAAVNGVAFVGTLSGQLFFGWLGDKMGRKRVYGMTLMIMVICSIASGLSFGKTSSGVIATLCFFRFWLGFGIGGDYPLSATIMSEYANKKTRGAFISAVFAMQGFGILTGGIVALVVSGSFKNAYPAPIYSVNNEGSTPPEADFVWRIILMFGAIPALLTYYWRMKMPETARYTALVAKNATKAASDMSKVLNVEIEAEKEKIVETQGNSFGLFTKEFLHRHGLHLLGTTSTWFLLDIAFYSQNLFQKDIFSKIGWIPHPETMNALDEVFKIAKAQTLIALCSTVPGYWFTVAFIDRMGRFAIQLMGFFFMTVFMFALAIPYNHWTKKENRIGFVIMYSLTFFFANFGPNATTFVVPAEIFPARLRSTCHGISAAAGKAGAIVGAFGFLYAAQSTDPSKVDTGYPTGIGVKNALIVLGCVNFLGMLFTLLVPESKGRSLEEMSKENEGEEEITKGENAQTIPVSV; the protein is encoded by the coding sequence ATGGCTAAAGATCAATTACAAGTACTAAATGCTCTTGATGTTGCTAAAACACAATTGTATCATTTTACAGCAATTGTAATAGCAGGAATGGGATTTTTCACTGATGCATATGACCTTTTCTGCATTTCACTTGTGACTAAATTACTCGGTCGAATTTACTATCATCATGAGGGTGATAATAAGCCAGGGATTCTCCCTCCAGGTATCTCAGCTGCAGTGAATGGAGTCGCGTTTGTTGGGACACTATCGGGTCAATTGTTCTTCGGGTGGTTAGGTGATAAAATGGGAAGGAAAAGAGTATATGGAATGACTCTCATGATCATGGTTATTTGTTCGATTGCATCAGGGCTGTCTTTTGGTAAGACCTCTAGTGGTGTGATTGCTACGTTATGTTTCTTTCGATTTTGGCTTGGTTTTGGTATTGGTGGCGATTACCCTTTATCAGCAACGATCATGTCTGAATACGCTAATAAAAAGACTCGTGGAGCTTTTATATCTGCAGTATTCGCGATGCAAGGATTTGGGATTTTGACAGGAGGGATTGTTGCACTTGTTGTTAGTGGCTCGTTTAAAAACGCGTACCCTGCTCCAATTTATTCTGTTAATAATGAAGGTTCAACCCCTCCTGAGGCTGATTTCGTATGGAGAATTATACTTATGTTTGGTGCTATACCGGCTTTGCTTACTTACTATTGGCgtatgaagatgcctgagacaGCACGTTACACAGCTTTGGTAGCTAAGAATGCTACAAAAGCTGCTTCCGATATGAGTAAAGTGTTGAATGTTGAAATTGAAGCAGAGAAAGAGAAGATTGTTGAGACACAGGGGAATAGTTTCGGGCTGTTTACTAAGGAGTTTCTTCATCGTCATGGACTGCATTTGCTTGGAACAACTAGTACATGGTTTTTACTAGATATCGCGTTTTATAGTCAGAATCTATTTCAGAAGgatatatttagtaaaattgGATGGATACCTCATCCAGAGACGATGAACGCGTTGGATGAGGTATTCAAAATTGCAAAGGCACAGACTCTTATTGCTCTTTGTAGTACAGTACCTGGTTACTGGTTTACAGTTGCATTTATCGATAGAATGGGTAGATTTGCGATTCAATTGATGGGGTTTTTCTTCATGACAGTGTTTATGTTCGCGTTAGCCATACCATACAATCATtggactaaaaaggaaaatagaatTGGTTTTGTTATCATGTATTCACTAACCTTTTTCTTCGCGAATTTTGGTCCAAATGCTACAACGTTTGTTGTGCCCGCGGAGATTTTTCCAGCTAGGTTGAGATCAACGTGCCACGGGATATCAGCTGCAGCTGGGAAAGCTGGTGCTATTGTTGGTGCATTTGGTTTTCTGTATGCTGCTCAATCTACTGATCCATCTAAAGTCGATACGGGTTATCCTACTGGAATTGGTGTGAAAAATGCACTTATTGTGTTAGGTTGTGTGAATTTTCTTGGAATGTTGTTCACATTATTAGTGCCAGAATCAAAAGGAAGATCATTGGAAGAAATGTCAAAGGAAaatgaaggagaagaagaaataaCTAAAGGGGAAAATGCACAAACTATTCCAGTTTCCGTTTAA